Part of the Flavobacterium sp. MDT1-60 genome, CTTATCTTCCGATGGGAACAGAAAGTGATTTAGTTAAAAATCCGGAATTGCGTCCGATTATTATCGAAAGACTAAAATGGGCAGGCAAACAAGTGGGTAAAATTGGCGGAGTTATTGCAATTGAAACTTCACTGAATGCTACCGAAGAGAAAAAACTTTTAGAAGAAATTGGTTCAAAACATATAAAAAGTTCTTTCAATTTTGCCAATGCCGCAGACAACGGAAGAGACGTTGCATCAGAACTAAAAATATTAGGCAAAAAACATTTAGCACAAATTCACGCTTCAAATACCGATAAAGTTTGGCTGGAAAATGACCCGATGATCAATATGCCGGAAATCAAAAAAACGCTGGACGAAATGAAATGGAGCGGCTGGTTAATTGTAGAACGTTCAAGAGATGTAACACAAGTACATAATGTAAAAGCCAATTACGGTGCAAACGTCGCGTACTTAAAAAAGATTTTTCAGAATTAATAAGTTTAAATAAAAGTGCTGAATATGTAAAAGTTAAACAGTGCATTTTCACAC contains:
- a CDS encoding sugar phosphate isomerase/epimerase; the protein is MSNKIFTKLTAILFMIVFAGAFSSCATAQSSKNKQQYKVAVCDWMILKRQKLGAFGLASEIKADGIELDMGGLGKRPTFDSKLGDPIERQKFLDKSKELHVGISSIAMSGFYAQSFAKRETIEPMINDCVKAMKDMKVKVAYLPMGTESDLVKNPELRPIIIERLKWAGKQVGKIGGVIAIETSLNATEEKKLLEEIGSKHIKSSFNFANAADNGRDVASELKILGKKHLAQIHASNTDKVWLENDPMINMPEIKKTLDEMKWSGWLIVERSRDVTQVHNVKANYGANVAYLKKIFQN